The nucleotide sequence AATGTACAGGAAAATGAAGTGGGTCACAGGACATAGTGACGTCATCACTGGCATGTTTGTCGAAGTTGTTCCTTTTTgccacttgtttgtttgtatgtggTCCCTGTGGTTGTGACTGGCCTCCTTCAAACAACATGTTGCCTTCCGGGATGATCTGGGTTCTTTCTTGAAGTAGACTGTTTACAGAAAGTCTACTTGCGGGATGACTCATTATGTCTACGCTATAACGTGAATGTCTTCTTTGAAGTGTGTTTCCTTTCGATCCAGTAAGGTGTTTTCTACAGCACATGCAGTAACAGATGGCGTTCACTAGGATAACAAGGAAGAGAAACCCACCGCATGCAGCACTCGATATAATAATCACTTGTTCAACATCAACGTTTTCCTTCGGTTGAGAAGTTTTACTAGTGGTGACGTCTAGTGTCGTTGTTTCGACAGTTTCTGGTCTAGAGGATGAACTTATAGTAAATTTTTCAGTTATAGATGAAGTTGTATTGGTTGATGTGCTGGTCGAGGTGGTAGTGGGAATATTACGACCTTTCAGAATAACAGGAACCACATTTGACACTCTCCCATAATTACCCGCACTGTCAACAGCACGAAGGCCTACGTAAAGAATAGTGTCTTTCTCTACCGGAATAAAACTAAAGCCTTGGACTTCCACTGAATAGCTAGGTAGTGGCTGTGATTTCATGAAGATCATCTGCTCGTGACTGTCCCCAAAACTACATTCTGTTAGCGCTGATGGAACCTCAGAAAACTGGACTTCATACCTTGAAGCTGCAACATACATCAAGGATATGGTCAGTACtggaaattattgtttaaacataGATAACATAGAAACATAGATAACATAAAAACCTAACTGTGGTCGCTTTTATAATTCTTGTTTGCttgtaaattaatttcatttattataccAGGATTATGACCTAAATCTATTTAATTACTAGGGTTGACTAACGTACCACTTCCCCAGTCACCATCACCGCCCGGAGCAGTCCATTTCAAGAAGACGGTCACATTTTCCAAACTTTGATTGACACTTTTCACTTGAAGATTGGTGACTCTGTTTGGAGGATAATGATCTTCGTCAGTAGGTGGAGCCACAATGTGAAATGACTCAACAACGGTAAACCGGCTGAAATTATTCAATGGTACTTGGTTTTTGAAATCTAGTATATCTGTCGAAAATAGAAAATTGGTCAAGTATGATAAGAAAACATGAACTACATACTGTGTGAAACTACATGAACTACATACTGTATGAAGCTACTCGAGG is from Tachypleus tridentatus isolate NWPU-2018 chromosome 2, ASM421037v1, whole genome shotgun sequence and encodes:
- the LOC143245654 gene encoding calcium-activated chloride channel regulator 4-like — its product is MVSVRTINNSEHVIRLRGWTSQRQVNPRYTPLVIYAELKKGENPILNANVTAFVRLLGEKDSEVKVPLFDSGNGDPDITRGDGIYSRYYTQFSVSGWYRVHIKATIHEEKDTVVLNGRNTKVSPTQIIYDILDFKNQVPLNNFSRFTVVESFHIVAPPTDEDHYPPNRVTNLQVKSVNQSLENVTVFLKWTAPGGDGDWGSASRYEVQFSEVPSALTECSFGDSHEQMIFMKSQPLPSYSVEVQGFSFIPVEKDTILYVGLRAVDSAGNYGRVSNVVPVILKGRNIPTTTSTSTSTNTTSSITEKFTISSSSRPETVETTTLDVTTSKTSQPKENVDVEQVIIISSAACGGFLFLVILVNAICYCMCCRKHLTGSKGNTLQRRHSRYSVDIMSHPASRLSVNSLLQERTQIIPEGNMLFEGGQSQPQGPHTNKQVAKRNNFDKHASDDVTMSCDPLHFPVHSTSETPYSTSFRVNTMDSDCLTFKFHIIQTYRTRKLS